In Chitinophagales bacterium, a genomic segment contains:
- a CDS encoding histidine kinase produces the protein MPLKCFIILFFILISTSNIGFCQYSIWRQYELASIYQPVTINKMTTDYYGRMWIGTTRGLFSFDGTDFSPVNSADTISVNVTSLFCDSIYIWIGFDDGTIGHRSIKTWKNDFVVDTSYGASVSRIIEEPSGRIWIATYGNGLFVRDKKFRRHITLNDGLPGNEIYAMTVAKDGTVWLGTDGGLTQCNFVGGKFILNTYTPKDGLPDEIVRCLESDQSGNIWIGMQDEGVCYFNPQNKIFTVPPFSHHWNHGAVSALSIQGYNRLMVGTMGKGLISVSMHDSYHPLIYDQSTGYENVKISDIQQDNEGNFWIISVNRGLDQFPALFEWMSLKKPFNTEAISVVMHDNQSYLWFSTLKGLFKMNCDSGGNDIVTPVRLLESEKQPVITSLYQDVKGNIWIGTFNSGVFVNPFHSIYFLQFTQQDQLANDNVLSITGNKDNVWISTLGGVTQCRMKALLNKKIDFSFQNFTEGSGLNSNYIYQTFIDSKGRIWFATDGGGLKMMHEKIFVTYEEFDTLKIKTIYSITEGLDGTIWFSTPSNGIFKFDGKKFTNYGLKEGISDLAISGILTDENGDIVILENDAIDILETKTNQVRSYRGKSVFDDISPNLNSYNKDQFSNIWIATKHGILKYYTPSLLFSHESRIEIREVLVELAPIDFEKLHIINYNQNHVTFNFHSFWNSNPSQVIYRYMLQGHDLDWIKTKDERAIYPELPPGTYTFNVQATIHRNFEDASTGLYTFTITPPFWKTWWFIAACSVLVASLIYFFIKERDKRRAREEKLSRERIEFQLENLKTQINPHFLFNSFNTLATLVEENTKTALVYIDHLSDFFRSLLAFKDVDLVTLKDELDLTNDYIFLLQQRHGEKLQVEKTVSKVSINLKIPPLTLQLLIENAVKHNVVSKDQPLKVEIFTIDDRKICVRNNLQKKKVTVSTKFGLQNIRKRCELLGSKEFETEENKDYFLVCVPLFKN, from the coding sequence ATGAGCTGGCATCCATCTATCAGCCGGTTACGATAAACAAAATGACAACGGATTATTATGGCAGAATGTGGATCGGTACTACCAGAGGCCTTTTCAGTTTCGATGGCACTGATTTTTCCCCTGTGAATTCTGCAGATACCATTTCAGTGAACGTTACTTCCCTTTTCTGCGACAGCATTTATATATGGATTGGTTTTGATGACGGAACTATTGGGCACAGGTCAATAAAAACCTGGAAAAATGATTTTGTAGTGGATACCTCCTACGGTGCTTCAGTGAGCAGGATTATTGAGGAGCCATCCGGAAGAATATGGATAGCCACATACGGAAACGGGCTCTTCGTTCGGGATAAAAAGTTTAGAAGACACATAACGTTAAATGATGGACTTCCCGGAAACGAGATTTATGCAATGACAGTGGCAAAGGATGGAACGGTTTGGCTGGGTACAGATGGCGGACTTACTCAATGTAATTTTGTGGGTGGAAAATTTATTCTAAATACCTACACTCCTAAAGACGGACTTCCTGATGAAATTGTGAGGTGCCTGGAATCAGACCAGTCAGGTAATATTTGGATTGGAATGCAGGATGAGGGAGTTTGCTATTTTAATCCACAGAATAAAATTTTTACGGTTCCTCCGTTCAGCCATCACTGGAATCATGGGGCCGTAAGTGCATTATCCATTCAGGGTTATAACCGGCTCATGGTTGGCACTATGGGCAAGGGATTAATCAGTGTTTCTATGCATGATTCCTATCACCCTTTAATATATGATCAGTCTACAGGGTATGAAAATGTAAAGATTTCTGATATCCAGCAGGATAATGAAGGGAATTTCTGGATCATATCAGTCAACAGAGGCCTTGATCAGTTTCCTGCACTATTTGAATGGATGTCTTTAAAAAAACCATTTAACACTGAAGCAATCAGTGTAGTTATGCACGATAATCAATCCTATCTCTGGTTCTCCACCCTAAAAGGCTTGTTCAAAATGAACTGTGACTCAGGCGGTAACGATATTGTTACGCCGGTAAGGCTTCTTGAATCTGAAAAACAACCAGTAATTACTTCACTCTACCAGGATGTAAAAGGTAATATATGGATTGGAACCTTTAATTCCGGAGTTTTCGTGAATCCCTTTCATTCCATATATTTTCTTCAATTCACGCAACAGGATCAGTTAGCTAATGATAACGTGCTTTCGATTACAGGAAATAAGGATAATGTTTGGATTTCGACTTTAGGGGGCGTAACGCAATGCAGAATGAAAGCTTTGTTAAATAAGAAAATCGATTTTTCATTTCAAAATTTTACCGAGGGCAGTGGCCTGAACAGTAATTATATCTACCAGACTTTTATTGATTCCAAGGGACGTATTTGGTTTGCGACTGATGGCGGAGGATTGAAAATGATGCACGAAAAAATTTTTGTAACCTATGAAGAATTTGATACCCTGAAAATTAAAACCATCTATTCCATTACCGAAGGTCTGGATGGTACCATATGGTTCAGCACCCCCTCTAATGGTATTTTTAAATTTGACGGGAAAAAATTCACCAACTACGGATTAAAAGAAGGCATCAGTGACCTTGCTATTTCCGGCATTCTTACCGATGAAAACGGAGATATCGTGATATTGGAAAATGATGCAATAGATATATTGGAAACAAAAACCAACCAGGTTCGGAGCTATCGCGGAAAATCTGTTTTTGACGATATTTCACCTAACCTCAATTCTTACAATAAAGATCAATTCTCAAACATCTGGATTGCGACTAAACACGGGATTTTAAAATATTACACTCCCTCTCTGCTTTTTTCACATGAATCACGTATTGAAATACGGGAGGTGTTGGTGGAGCTGGCGCCAATTGATTTTGAAAAGCTGCATATCATTAACTACAACCAGAACCATGTCACTTTTAACTTTCATTCATTTTGGAATTCCAATCCTTCACAGGTAATCTACAGGTATATGCTCCAGGGCCATGATTTGGACTGGATCAAAACAAAGGATGAGCGCGCTATTTATCCGGAGCTGCCTCCCGGTACTTATACATTTAATGTTCAGGCTACTATACATCGTAATTTTGAAGACGCATCTACCGGGTTATATACTTTTACCATTACCCCGCCATTCTGGAAAACATGGTGGTTTATTGCGGCTTGTTCTGTTCTTGTTGCTTCACTAATTTATTTTTTTATTAAGGAGCGCGATAAGCGTCGTGCGCGGGAAGAAAAATTAAGCCGGGAACGCATCGAATTTCAGCTGGAAAATCTCAAAACACAAATTAATCCTCACTTCTTATTTAACAGCTTTAATACGCTCGCCACTCTGGTGGAAGAAAACACGAAAACAGCACTTGTTTATATCGATCATCTCTCTGATTTTTTCAGAAGTTTACTCGCCTTTAAAGATGTAGACCTGGTGACTTTAAAAGATGAGCTGGACCTTACGAATGACTATATTTTTTTATTGCAGCAGCGACATGGTGAGAAATTACAGGTAGAAAAAACTGTTTCAAAAGTGAGTATTAACCTTAAAATTCCGCCTCTCACACTTCAGTTGCTAATAGAAAATGCTGTTAAGCACAATGTGGTTTCCAAAGATCAGCCGCTGAAAGTGGAAATATTTACGATAGACGACAGGAAGATTTGTGTACGAAACAATCTTCAGAAAAAAAAGGTAACCGTATCTACCAAATTTGGGTTGCAGAATATCCGCAAGCGCTGTGAATTGCTTGGTAGTAAAGAGTTCGAAACAGAGGAAAATAAGGACTACTTTCTCGTTTGTGTACCTCTTTTTAAAAATTAA